The Candidatus Hydrogenedentota bacterium genome has a window encoding:
- a CDS encoding sigma-54-dependent Fis family transcriptional regulator, with amino-acid sequence MKPVPASETPDTGAPRLLVVDTDPGVCWSLEKGLGLSGYQVVSANSASQAAQRVEREYFDCVLYEIMPEAGLTPETLSQVLESKNQPSVICVSIDAPPHVVIDCMRRGASDFLVKPFSLPEIRAAVSKAATPRRNSSADAAAEVEESPELAASLLVGVSPPMQELRTVIKQVAQTDLNCLIRGPSGAGKDVIAREIHRLSRRADKPLVKVNCGALPEQLLESELFGYERGAFTGAVSAKPGRFSLADKGVIFLDEICEMHPNLQAKLLQVIEHKEFTKLGGRHSVKVDVQIIAATNADIEVKTENGSFRQDLYFRLNEVCIWAPPLNSRKEDIPLLVRHFAKKYSNFAGDRPFEVTGEDLTQLTERDWHGNVRELESTIKRWLVLGKTETVTSHGPGRRAARPSPAAASSSAPEPAAKPESRPAPPREVTPDEILEALEQHQWNRRRAAEALGISYQVLRRRIEKHNLDQPR; translated from the coding sequence GTGAAACCAGTACCCGCCAGCGAGACTCCCGACACCGGCGCGCCGCGACTTCTGGTGGTTGACACGGATCCCGGGGTTTGCTGGTCGCTCGAAAAGGGCCTCGGCCTTTCGGGCTACCAGGTTGTGTCGGCCAACAGCGCGAGCCAGGCGGCGCAACGCGTGGAGCGGGAGTACTTTGACTGCGTTCTTTATGAGATTATGCCGGAAGCGGGGCTCACGCCGGAGACGCTTTCGCAGGTCCTGGAGAGCAAGAACCAGCCGAGCGTGATCTGCGTTTCGATCGACGCGCCGCCGCATGTGGTGATCGATTGCATGCGGCGTGGGGCGAGCGATTTTCTGGTAAAGCCGTTCAGCCTGCCTGAGATCCGGGCGGCGGTATCGAAGGCGGCCACGCCGCGGCGCAACTCCTCGGCGGATGCGGCGGCGGAGGTGGAGGAGTCGCCCGAGCTTGCGGCATCGCTTCTGGTGGGGGTTAGCCCGCCGATGCAGGAGCTGCGCACGGTTATCAAGCAGGTTGCGCAGACGGACCTCAATTGCCTTATCCGGGGTCCGAGCGGTGCGGGGAAGGATGTGATCGCGCGGGAAATCCACCGCCTTTCTCGGCGCGCCGACAAGCCGCTGGTGAAGGTGAATTGCGGCGCGCTTCCGGAGCAGCTTCTGGAGAGCGAGCTTTTCGGCTACGAGCGCGGCGCGTTTACGGGGGCGGTTTCGGCGAAGCCGGGGCGCTTCAGCCTGGCGGACAAGGGGGTGATTTTCCTGGACGAGATCTGCGAGATGCACCCCAACTTGCAGGCGAAGCTGCTTCAGGTAATCGAGCACAAGGAATTCACGAAGCTGGGCGGGCGGCATTCGGTGAAGGTGGACGTTCAGATTATTGCGGCGACGAATGCGGATATTGAAGTGAAGACGGAGAACGGAAGCTTCCGGCAGGATCTGTACTTCCGCCTGAACGAGGTGTGCATCTGGGCTCCGCCGCTGAACAGCCGGAAGGAGGACATCCCGCTGCTGGTGCGGCACTTCGCGAAGAAGTACAGCAATTTCGCGGGGGACCGCCCTTTTGAAGTGACGGGCGAGGACCTGACGCAGCTTACCGAGCGGGACTGGCACGGGAATGTGCGCGAGCTTGAGAGCACGATCAAGCGGTGGCTTGTACTTGGCAAGACGGAGACCGTGACTTCGCACGGGCCGGGGCGGCGCGCCGCGCGCCCATCGCCGGCGGCGGCATCGAGCAGTGCGCCGGAACCGGCGGCCAAGCCGGAATCTCGGCCGGCCCCGCCGCGCGAGGTCACGCCAGACGAGATACTGGAGGCGCTCGAACAGCACCAGTGGAACCGGCGGCGTGCGGCCGAGGCGCTGGGGATCAGCTACCAGGTGCTGCGGCGCCGCATAGAGAAGCATAATCTGGATCAGCCGCGATGA
- a CDS encoding response regulator: protein MNDDIHILIVDDNQQIQGLLRELMQVSGLSTVSASSLAEARERLGERTFACALVDLGLPDGNGLDLLPFMREHHPLLAPVILTGDGRAETIIDTMRAGAFDFVIKPFVSATLQAAVKRALEYHAVLLERDELVRLLSEEREQLKVRVEDATRDLRQYANHCELVSARLHSLVRLTQVAADSYSEELVFRSIIEELEQYLPLESVALVSATGREYVCAWRGADNEVHVVSVETPETDAGEAALPQEAEERVRALTERYASVNLPASAVYVYPQSFWGKEVCSVAFFIPRSYTVDLDCDQFLGMCAHFLGFEWQDARLSLHATQRASLGNIAVEISKGLIQGLTAIGTTADFIGETPVCAEAQEGLKLIRDNVEGLHSQIKDFRSLSMPRKDSVETVQLSEYLDQAVDILSRSMKNRGIVVERCYERDCECVLLNGVSLARTMLDLIAAAARTLEAGGVLQLGVWVSESSHILVQIRYEARAAELFGLPYRSGQEELPMLIESQPQFILAQRAIQSCGGKLLLKHEDGRWRAFHIILPRNPLQAPRSAEIPA, encoded by the coding sequence ATGAACGATGACATTCACATACTGATTGTCGACGACAATCAACAGATCCAGGGACTGCTTCGGGAGCTGATGCAGGTATCGGGGCTTTCGACGGTGTCGGCATCGAGCCTTGCGGAGGCGCGGGAACGGCTGGGCGAGCGCACTTTTGCGTGCGCGCTGGTGGATCTTGGGCTTCCGGACGGCAACGGGCTGGATCTTCTGCCGTTTATGCGGGAGCACCATCCGCTGCTGGCGCCGGTTATCCTGACGGGGGACGGGCGCGCGGAGACGATCATCGACACGATGCGGGCGGGGGCTTTTGATTTTGTGATCAAGCCGTTTGTCTCCGCGACGCTTCAGGCGGCGGTGAAGCGGGCGCTGGAGTACCACGCGGTGCTGCTGGAGCGGGATGAGCTGGTGCGGCTGTTGTCGGAGGAACGCGAGCAGTTGAAGGTTCGGGTGGAGGATGCGACCCGCGATCTGCGGCAGTATGCGAACCATTGCGAGCTGGTGAGCGCGCGCCTTCACTCGCTGGTGCGCCTGACGCAGGTGGCGGCGGATTCTTACAGCGAGGAGCTCGTGTTCCGGAGCATCATCGAGGAGTTGGAGCAGTACCTGCCGCTTGAGAGCGTGGCGCTTGTTTCGGCGACGGGCCGGGAGTACGTTTGCGCGTGGCGCGGCGCGGACAACGAGGTGCATGTGGTTTCGGTGGAGACGCCGGAGACGGACGCAGGCGAGGCGGCGCTGCCGCAGGAAGCGGAAGAGCGGGTGCGCGCGCTCACGGAGCGATACGCGAGCGTGAATCTTCCGGCGTCGGCGGTGTATGTGTACCCGCAGAGCTTCTGGGGGAAGGAGGTGTGCTCGGTGGCGTTTTTTATCCCGCGGAGCTATACGGTTGATCTGGATTGCGACCAGTTTCTGGGGATGTGCGCGCACTTTCTGGGCTTTGAATGGCAGGACGCGCGGCTTTCGCTGCACGCGACGCAGCGGGCGAGCCTGGGGAATATTGCGGTGGAGATCTCGAAGGGGCTCATCCAGGGGCTGACGGCGATCGGCACGACGGCGGACTTCATCGGCGAGACGCCGGTATGCGCGGAGGCGCAAGAGGGGCTGAAGCTGATCCGGGACAATGTGGAGGGTCTGCACAGCCAGATCAAGGATTTCCGGAGCCTTTCGATGCCCCGGAAGGACTCGGTGGAGACCGTGCAGCTTTCGGAGTATCTGGACCAGGCGGTGGATATTCTTTCGCGCTCGATGAAGAACCGGGGGATCGTGGTGGAACGTTGCTACGAGCGGGATTGCGAGTGCGTGCTGTTGAATGGGGTGAGCCTTGCGCGCACGATGCTGGACCTTATCGCGGCGGCGGCGCGGACGCTTGAGGCGGGCGGCGTGCTTCAGCTTGGCGTGTGGGTATCGGAATCGAGCCACATCCTGGTGCAAATCCGGTATGAGGCTCGGGCCGCGGAGCTCTTTGGGCTCCCCTACCGTTCGGGCCAGGAGGAGCTTCCGATGTTGATCGAAAGCCAGCCGCAGTTCATACTGGCGCAGCGAGCGATCCAGAGTTGCGGGGGCAAACTACTGCTGAAACACGAAGACGGGCGCTGGCGGGCGTTTCACATCATCCTGCCGAGGAATCCGCTTCAGGCTCCGCGCAGCGCGGAAATACCAGCGTGA
- a CDS encoding PSD1 domain-containing protein, whose amino-acid sequence MIARICTATAALALLAATAPPNPASASETYAREIAPIFARACVSCHGPEQQKAGLRLDSPAALAIGGDSGPPLRAGDPAGSLLYQAVAGLHESLAMPPKGDPLTTEDLAAIQRWIEAGAQLPEEEGGRPAVQSDHWSFQPVTRPEIPETTVGWGDSPIDAFILKRLEAAGVAPSPQADPKTLVRRLYLDLVGLPPDPQVADAFAENPAPAAYEKLVDSLLASPHFGERWGRHWLDLARYADSDGYEKDSPRPYAWRYRDWVINAINEDLPYDQFVIHQLAGDLLPGATLAQRAATGFHRNTLTNREGGIDPEEDRVKQAVDRTNTTGAVFMGLTMACAQCHTHKYDPITQREYFGMYAFFDAAMEENIPAPLPGEEEAHAAAVADHEAKVAAKQAELDAYRPSLLGGLAEWEAAIAVPEDGWNIQDPVTFSSIGGAALEELDDRSILASGENGVTDTYTVVLRSGDIGVRGLRLEVLTHNSLTFNGPGRAHNGNFVLSEITVNAAPAGRPHSTENIKIARAKATFEQEGYPIEAAFDGDPVTGWAILDGRNTNQNRSAEFTFESPAGFDRGTIFTITLDQRYGEMYNLGRFRIALTTNDPENILYPDDVVAALQTPAADRSAEQIKTLLDYHGQNDETYVKPAGELRDLQNNPPKPIPSIVMAIARNPNPPVTRVHNRGDFLQPGAVVGPHTPAVLHPLQPRGESPDRLDLARWIVDPANPLTARVAVNRVWEHLFGDGLARTSEDFGTRTEDPTHPELLDWLAASFIEDHHWSRKSLIKAIVMSAAYRQSSHIREDLFDRDPANRLIARQNRFRVEAEITRDLFLAASGLLVDDIGGPSVRPPLPEGVANLGYANSVKWPESEGPDKYRRGLYIFFQRTVAYPMLVAFDCPDSNEAKLSRNRSNTPLQALTLLNDPVFVEAAQALGTRLLELPAGTGPERAREAFRLCMGRDPIDRELDLLVKLIAEQEALFKQYPEEAKTLLGDYLPENMPPEKAAAHMILARSIMNLDEFLTRE is encoded by the coding sequence ATGATTGCTCGTATCTGCACCGCAACCGCCGCCTTGGCCCTGCTCGCGGCAACCGCACCACCAAACCCGGCAAGCGCCAGCGAAACCTACGCCCGCGAAATCGCACCCATCTTCGCCCGCGCCTGTGTCTCCTGCCACGGGCCCGAGCAACAAAAAGCCGGCCTCCGGCTCGACAGCCCAGCCGCCCTCGCCATCGGTGGCGACAGCGGGCCACCCCTCAGAGCGGGCGACCCCGCCGGCAGCCTCCTCTACCAGGCCGTCGCAGGGCTCCACGAAAGCCTCGCCATGCCCCCCAAGGGCGACCCCCTCACCACGGAAGACCTCGCCGCCATCCAGCGATGGATCGAGGCCGGCGCCCAGCTGCCGGAAGAGGAGGGGGGGAGGCCCGCCGTACAGTCCGACCACTGGTCGTTCCAGCCCGTAACCCGCCCCGAAATACCCGAAACCACCGTCGGCTGGGGGGATAGCCCCATCGACGCCTTCATCCTCAAGCGCCTCGAAGCCGCCGGCGTCGCCCCAAGCCCCCAGGCTGATCCGAAAACCCTCGTCCGCCGCCTCTACCTCGATCTCGTCGGGCTCCCCCCCGATCCCCAGGTGGCCGACGCCTTCGCCGAAAACCCGGCCCCCGCAGCCTACGAAAAACTCGTCGACTCCCTCCTCGCCTCGCCCCATTTCGGCGAGCGATGGGGCCGCCACTGGCTCGATCTCGCACGCTACGCCGACAGCGACGGCTACGAAAAGGACAGCCCCCGCCCCTACGCCTGGCGCTACCGCGACTGGGTCATCAATGCCATCAACGAAGACCTCCCCTACGACCAGTTCGTCATTCACCAGCTCGCCGGCGATCTCCTCCCCGGAGCCACCCTAGCGCAACGCGCCGCCACCGGCTTCCACCGCAACACCCTCACCAACCGCGAAGGCGGCATCGACCCCGAAGAGGATCGCGTCAAGCAGGCCGTCGACCGAACCAACACCACCGGCGCGGTCTTCATGGGCCTCACCATGGCCTGCGCCCAATGCCACACCCACAAGTACGACCCCATCACCCAGCGCGAATACTTCGGCATGTACGCCTTCTTCGACGCCGCCATGGAGGAGAACATCCCCGCGCCGCTGCCGGGCGAGGAAGAGGCCCACGCCGCCGCCGTCGCGGATCATGAAGCCAAAGTCGCCGCAAAACAGGCCGAACTCGACGCCTACCGCCCCAGCCTCCTCGGCGGCCTCGCCGAATGGGAAGCCGCCATTGCCGTGCCAGAGGATGGCTGGAACATCCAGGACCCCGTCACCTTCAGCTCGATCGGCGGAGCCGCCCTCGAAGAACTAGACGACCGCTCCATTCTCGCTAGCGGAGAAAACGGCGTCACCGATACCTACACGGTCGTCCTTCGCTCCGGGGATATCGGCGTCCGCGGCCTCCGCCTCGAAGTCCTCACGCACAATTCCCTCACCTTCAATGGCCCGGGAAGAGCGCACAACGGCAACTTCGTGCTTTCGGAAATTACCGTCAACGCCGCGCCCGCCGGACGCCCCCACAGCACCGAAAACATCAAAATCGCGCGGGCAAAAGCCACCTTCGAACAGGAGGGTTACCCCATCGAAGCCGCCTTCGACGGCGATCCCGTCACCGGCTGGGCCATCCTCGACGGGCGCAACACCAACCAGAACCGCTCCGCCGAATTCACCTTCGAATCGCCCGCCGGATTCGACCGCGGAACCATCTTTACCATCACCCTCGACCAGCGCTACGGCGAGATGTACAACCTCGGCCGCTTCCGGATCGCCCTCACCACCAACGACCCCGAAAACATCCTCTACCCGGACGATGTCGTCGCCGCGCTCCAGACCCCCGCCGCCGACCGAAGCGCCGAACAGATCAAAACCCTCCTCGACTACCACGGCCAGAACGACGAAACCTACGTCAAACCCGCAGGCGAATTGCGCGACCTCCAGAACAATCCGCCCAAGCCGATCCCCTCCATCGTCATGGCCATCGCCCGGAATCCCAATCCGCCCGTCACCCGCGTCCACAACCGCGGCGACTTCCTCCAGCCCGGCGCCGTCGTCGGGCCGCACACCCCCGCCGTGCTCCACCCGCTTCAGCCCCGCGGGGAATCGCCAGACCGCCTCGACCTCGCACGCTGGATCGTGGACCCCGCCAACCCGCTCACCGCGCGCGTCGCCGTAAACCGCGTCTGGGAGCACCTCTTCGGCGACGGGCTCGCCCGCACCAGCGAAGACTTCGGCACACGCACCGAAGACCCCACCCACCCCGAACTGCTCGACTGGCTCGCCGCAAGCTTCATTGAGGATCACCACTGGAGCCGGAAATCCCTCATCAAGGCCATCGTCATGTCCGCAGCCTACCGGCAGTCCTCCCACATCCGCGAAGACCTCTTCGACCGCGATCCGGCCAACCGCCTCATCGCGCGCCAGAACCGGTTCCGCGTCGAAGCCGAAATCACCCGCGATCTCTTCCTCGCCGCCAGCGGCCTCCTGGTCGACGATATCGGCGGCCCCAGCGTCCGCCCGCCCCTTCCCGAGGGCGTCGCCAATCTCGGCTACGCCAACTCCGTCAAGTGGCCCGAAAGCGAAGGCCCCGACAAATACCGCCGCGGCCTCTACATATTCTTCCAGCGCACCGTTGCCTATCCCATGCTCGTGGCCTTCGACTGCCCCGACTCCAATGAAGCCAAGTTGAGCCGCAACCGCTCCAACACGCCCCTCCAGGCCCTCACGCTCCTCAACGACCCCGTCTTCGTCGAGGCGGCCCAGGCCCTCGGAACGCGCCTGCTCGAACTGCCCGCCGGAACCGGCCCCGAACGCGCCCGCGAGGCCTTCCGCCTCTGCATGGGCCGCGATCCCATCGACCGCGAGCTCGATCTGCTCGTCAAGCTCATCGCCGAACAGGAAGCCCTCTTCAAGCAGTACCCCGAAGAAGCCAAAACGCTGCTCGGCGACTATCTCCCCGAAAACATGCCGCCCGAAAAAGCCGCCGCACACATGATCCTCGCGCGCTCCATCATGAACCTCGACGAA